The following are from one region of the Sandaracinus amylolyticus genome:
- a CDS encoding class I SAM-dependent methyltransferase, which produces MSRPRQKKKSSSSARTRLDASNADKHDLYQRSVQAPEYEIRFLNQAFKRHTGRKPLHLREDFCGTALLCSKWVKSDPARTALGLDIDRPTLDWGIAHNLAPIGEAAKRITLLEQDVMLPTRRKVEVIGAYNYSYQIFQTRDLLRRYFEAARKSLTDDGLFVLDAIGGWESQQELTERRLCDGFTYVWEQAEYDPISNHFVCHISYEFKDGSKLERAFTYDWRLWQLAELRELLLEAGFVGVDAYWEGEDDEGQGTGTFHRVTKTTNDPGWNAYLVAKKSEPLAGSPDAQKAAKKKAR; this is translated from the coding sequence ATGAGCCGTCCTCGCCAGAAGAAGAAGTCGAGCTCGAGCGCGCGCACGCGCCTCGATGCGAGCAATGCCGACAAGCACGATCTCTATCAGCGCAGCGTGCAAGCGCCGGAGTACGAGATCCGATTCCTGAACCAGGCGTTCAAGCGGCACACCGGGCGCAAGCCACTGCACCTCCGCGAGGACTTCTGCGGCACTGCGCTGCTCTGCTCGAAGTGGGTCAAGAGCGATCCTGCGCGCACGGCGCTCGGGCTCGACATCGATCGCCCGACGCTCGACTGGGGCATCGCGCACAACCTCGCGCCGATCGGCGAGGCAGCGAAGCGCATCACGCTGCTCGAGCAGGACGTGATGCTCCCGACGCGCCGCAAGGTCGAGGTCATCGGCGCGTACAACTACAGCTATCAGATCTTCCAGACGCGCGATCTCCTGCGCCGCTATTTCGAAGCAGCGCGCAAGTCGCTGACCGACGACGGGCTCTTCGTGCTCGACGCGATCGGAGGGTGGGAGTCGCAACAGGAGCTCACCGAGCGACGTCTCTGCGACGGATTCACGTACGTCTGGGAACAGGCGGAGTACGACCCGATCTCGAATCACTTCGTCTGTCACATCTCCTACGAATTCAAGGACGGATCGAAGCTCGAGCGCGCGTTCACGTACGACTGGCGCCTCTGGCAGCTCGCGGAGCTGCGCGAGCTCTTGCTCGAGGCGGGCTTCGTCGGCGTGGACGCGTACTGGGAGGGCGAGGACGACGAAGGTCAGGGCACCGGCACCTTCCATCGCGTGACCAAGACGACCAACGATCCCGGGTGGAACGCGTACCTCGTCGCGAAGAAGAGCGAGCCGCTGGCGGGCAGCCCCGACGCGCAGAAGGCCGCGAAGAAGAAGGCGCGTTGA
- a CDS encoding ketopantoate reductase family protein has protein sequence MSEILIVGAGAIGRVYGHCLAAGGARVSVLVRPRHADELRAGVRVRRVPMLGARRDARFVPTEVLTDVTEIAGRRFDQVWLGLPTNALDEPWIDALIEAIGDATLVSLQPGARVRERLGRARALVSGAIGVVAWASPLEGSRDAREVGAPEAIAYWLPPLTPTMFSSDDRARAEQVARALRAGGCPARVVPDASLELAKSSAILLPIVAALEASGWSLRALRRGPGLARALAGSRVLLALATRSRPPWIASLLRAPLLAPLVALVPALAPFDLERYLEVHFSKVGTQTRALLAEAEHDARALGMDAAPIHALREPLDHRLTP, from the coding sequence TTGAGCGAGATCCTGATCGTCGGCGCCGGCGCGATCGGGCGCGTCTACGGGCACTGCCTCGCGGCGGGCGGCGCGCGCGTCTCGGTGCTGGTGCGCCCGCGCCATGCCGACGAGCTGCGCGCCGGCGTGCGGGTGCGGCGGGTGCCGATGCTCGGCGCGCGGCGCGACGCGCGCTTCGTGCCGACGGAGGTGCTCACCGACGTGACCGAGATCGCGGGACGGCGCTTCGATCAGGTGTGGCTCGGGCTGCCGACCAACGCGCTCGACGAACCGTGGATCGATGCGCTGATCGAGGCGATCGGCGATGCGACGTTGGTGTCGCTGCAGCCCGGCGCGCGGGTTCGCGAGCGGCTCGGTCGTGCGCGCGCGCTGGTCTCGGGCGCGATCGGCGTCGTCGCGTGGGCGAGCCCGCTCGAGGGATCCCGCGATGCGCGCGAGGTCGGAGCGCCCGAGGCGATCGCGTACTGGTTGCCGCCCCTCACGCCGACGATGTTCTCGTCGGACGATCGCGCGCGTGCCGAGCAGGTCGCGCGCGCGCTGCGGGCCGGAGGATGCCCCGCGCGTGTGGTGCCCGACGCGTCGCTCGAGCTCGCGAAGTCGTCCGCGATCCTCCTGCCGATCGTCGCCGCGCTCGAGGCCAGCGGGTGGTCGCTGCGCGCGCTGCGGCGCGGGCCGGGCCTCGCGCGTGCGCTCGCGGGATCGCGGGTGCTGCTCGCGCTCGCGACGCGCTCGCGGCCGCCGTGGATCGCGTCGCTCCTGCGCGCGCCTCTGCTCGCACCGCTGGTCGCGCTCGTCCCCGCGCTCGCGCCCTTCGATCTCGAGCGCTACCTCGAGGTGCACTTCTCGAAGGTGGGCACCCAGACGCGCGCGCTGCTCGCCGAAGCGGAGCACGACGCGCGCGCCCTCGGGATGGACGCAGCGCCGATCCACGCGCTGCGCGAGCCGCTCGATCATCGACTCACGCCCTGA
- a CDS encoding HAD family hydrolase: MSPPRAILFDVMDTLVRDPFHEEMPAFFGVTKRELIATKHPTAWVDFELGRIDEPTFLAIFMGDREWDRDAFRACVRAAYAWLPGMRELLDELRARSPRPTLHALSNYPPWYRWIDEQCGLAARLDSAFVSYELGVRKPDPEAYLGPCRTLGLLPGEALFVDDRASNCDAARALGMDAIVFDGADSLRDALEARGVL, translated from the coding sequence ATGAGCCCTCCCCGCGCGATCCTCTTCGACGTGATGGACACCCTCGTGCGCGATCCCTTCCACGAGGAGATGCCCGCGTTCTTCGGTGTCACGAAGCGCGAGCTGATCGCGACGAAGCACCCGACGGCGTGGGTCGACTTCGAGCTCGGGCGCATCGACGAGCCGACGTTCCTCGCGATCTTCATGGGAGATCGCGAGTGGGATCGCGACGCGTTCCGTGCGTGCGTGCGCGCCGCGTACGCGTGGCTGCCCGGCATGCGCGAGCTGCTCGACGAGCTCCGTGCCCGCTCGCCGCGCCCGACGCTCCACGCGCTCTCGAACTACCCGCCCTGGTACCGCTGGATCGACGAGCAGTGTGGCCTCGCGGCGCGCCTCGACTCGGCGTTCGTCTCGTACGAGCTCGGGGTGAGGAAGCCCGATCCCGAGGCCTACCTCGGGCCCTGCCGCACGCTCGGTCTGCTGCCCGGCGAGGCGCTCTTCGTCGATGATCGCGCGAGCAATTGCGACGCGGCGCGCGCGCTCGGGATGGACGCGATCGTGTTCGACGGAGCCGATTCGTTGCGCGACGCGCTCGAGGCGCGGGGCGTCTTGTGA
- a CDS encoding acyl-CoA carboxylase subunit beta encodes MRSQGKLTQAYPVLRSRADLRSEIAQKNREANLASLAKLEKSLAKSREGGGEKYNARHVEAGKLLPRERVERLLDRDGWFLELAPLAGLDIQGHAPGASVVGGIGVVSGVECMITASEATVKGGAMSEYSVIKSGRLSDVAEQNGLPSISLIESAGADLPNQSKIFVPGGRGFRDLTKRSEERTPTVCLVFGSSTAGGAYIPGMSDYVVMVKKQAQVYLGGPPLVKMATGEETTHEELGGAEMHSRVSGASDFLAEDEEDAIRIGREIVAHLNWKKGGPPPSPQVDEPLYPAEDLLGIASADVRIPFDAREVIARIVDGSRFSEFKPLYGPELVCGWAHVHGHPVGILANNGILFTSCANKGAQFIQLCNQSNIPLLYLQNIVGFMVGRKYEEEGIIKAGAKMINAVSNSTVPSITIMIGASYGAGNYAMAGRAYKPNFLFTWPNHRIAVMGGKQLAGVLDIIQREAAAKKGETVDEQRLGVMKQMTEGLIDQESDPFFATARVWDDGIIDPRDTRSVVGMCLSITHTKPVRGTTSWGVFRH; translated from the coding sequence ATGCGCTCCCAAGGCAAGCTCACGCAGGCCTATCCCGTGCTGCGCTCGCGCGCGGATCTGCGCTCCGAGATCGCGCAGAAGAACCGCGAGGCGAACCTCGCGTCGCTCGCGAAGCTGGAGAAGTCGCTCGCGAAGTCGCGCGAAGGCGGCGGCGAGAAGTACAACGCGCGCCACGTCGAGGCGGGCAAGCTGCTTCCACGCGAGCGCGTCGAGCGCCTGCTCGACCGCGACGGATGGTTCCTCGAGCTCGCGCCGCTCGCCGGGCTCGACATCCAGGGCCACGCGCCGGGCGCGAGCGTCGTCGGCGGCATCGGCGTGGTCAGCGGCGTCGAGTGCATGATCACCGCGAGCGAGGCGACCGTGAAGGGCGGCGCCATGAGCGAGTACTCGGTGATCAAGTCGGGGCGCCTCTCCGACGTCGCCGAGCAGAACGGGCTGCCGTCGATCTCGCTGATCGAGAGCGCGGGCGCGGACCTGCCGAATCAGTCGAAGATCTTCGTGCCCGGTGGGCGCGGATTCCGCGACCTCACGAAGCGCAGCGAAGAGCGCACGCCCACGGTGTGCCTGGTGTTCGGCAGCTCGACCGCGGGAGGCGCCTACATCCCCGGGATGAGCGACTACGTCGTCATGGTGAAGAAGCAGGCGCAGGTCTATCTGGGCGGCCCGCCGCTCGTGAAGATGGCGACCGGCGAAGAGACGACGCACGAGGAGCTCGGTGGCGCCGAGATGCACTCGCGGGTGTCGGGCGCGAGTGATTTCCTCGCCGAGGACGAAGAGGACGCCATTCGCATCGGGCGCGAGATCGTCGCGCACCTGAATTGGAAGAAGGGCGGTCCGCCGCCCTCTCCGCAGGTCGACGAGCCGCTCTATCCGGCCGAGGATCTGCTGGGCATCGCGAGCGCGGACGTGCGCATCCCGTTCGACGCGCGCGAGGTGATCGCGCGGATCGTCGACGGGTCGCGGTTCAGCGAGTTCAAGCCGCTCTACGGGCCCGAATTGGTGTGCGGCTGGGCGCATGTGCACGGGCATCCGGTCGGCATCCTCGCGAACAACGGAATCCTGTTCACGAGCTGCGCGAACAAGGGCGCTCAGTTCATCCAGCTCTGCAATCAGAGCAACATTCCGCTGCTCTATCTGCAGAACATCGTCGGCTTCATGGTCGGTCGGAAATACGAGGAAGAAGGGATCATCAAGGCGGGCGCCAAGATGATCAACGCGGTGTCGAACAGCACCGTCCCCTCGATCACGATCATGATCGGCGCGAGCTACGGCGCGGGGAACTACGCGATGGCGGGCCGCGCGTACAAGCCGAATTTCCTGTTCACGTGGCCGAACCACCGCATCGCGGTGATGGGTGGAAAGCAGCTCGCGGGCGTGCTCGACATCATCCAGCGCGAGGCCGCGGCGAAGAAGGGCGAGACCGTCGACGAGCAGCGCCTCGGGGTCATGAAGCAGATGACCGAGGGCTTGATCGATCAGGAGAGCGATCCGTTCTTCGCGACTGCGCGCGTGTGGGACGACGGAATCATCGATCCCCGCGACACCCGCAGCGTCGTCGGGATGTGCCTGTCGATCACCCACACGAAACCGGTCCGCGGCACGACCAGCTGGGGCGTGTTCCGACACTGA
- a CDS encoding acetyl/propionyl/methylcrotonyl-CoA carboxylase subunit alpha, whose amino-acid sequence MRTIRKLLVANRGEIAIRVMRTCAKMGIATVAVFSDADEHALFVREADEAFRLGPAPSRESYLRVDRILEAAKATGADAIHPGFGFLAENAEFAQAVRDAGLIFVGPTPAAIRAMGLKREAKVTAEKAGVPVVPGYGGAEQSTDAIAREAKSIGYPLLLKASAGGGGKGMRLLLGEQVRSDAALVDAIESARREAESSFGDGTLIVEKYVEQPRHVEIQVLGDEHGNLVHLFERECSIQRRHQKVVEEAPSPVLTPEVRARMGADAVKLCSAIGYSNAGTVEFVLDPKGHYYFLEVNTRLQVEHPVTEGVIEGLDLVEEQIRVARGERLRFTQEDLASRWRGASIEVRLCAEDPASGFLPQTGPVLDFHLPAELLAQDWLRIESSVESGDEVPVHYDSMIAKIITKGPTRADAIQRLRRALSALSVQGLVTNRAFLLRVIDHPDFHAGDFDTHFIETRMQGALAETIEPARARIAALAATLFAQHTRAASRAILPSLPITGFRLSRLHGERVAHDIEGIGTVHVEYVDRGGGALDVKVTGDAGALEGRVRRSVSGPEIALELPGGHRVRARVITDGERHFVHADGVSIVVREQPRFRDRDAEAAADGCVAPMPGKILQVLVSEGQHVAAGDTIVVMEAMKMEHAVKAPHAGLISELRVRAGEQVEGGVLIAVVTES is encoded by the coding sequence ATGCGCACCATCCGAAAGCTCCTTGTCGCCAATCGAGGCGAGATCGCCATTCGCGTCATGCGCACCTGCGCGAAGATGGGGATCGCGACCGTCGCGGTGTTCTCCGACGCCGACGAGCACGCGCTCTTCGTGCGCGAGGCCGACGAAGCGTTCCGCCTGGGGCCTGCGCCGAGCCGCGAGTCGTACCTGCGCGTCGATCGCATCCTCGAGGCCGCGAAGGCGACGGGCGCGGATGCGATCCATCCGGGCTTCGGCTTCCTCGCCGAGAACGCGGAGTTCGCGCAGGCGGTGCGCGACGCGGGGCTGATCTTCGTCGGGCCCACGCCTGCCGCGATCCGCGCGATGGGCCTCAAGCGCGAGGCGAAGGTCACCGCGGAGAAGGCCGGCGTGCCGGTGGTGCCGGGCTACGGCGGCGCGGAGCAGTCGACGGACGCGATCGCGCGCGAGGCGAAGTCGATCGGATATCCGTTGCTGCTCAAAGCATCGGCGGGCGGCGGCGGAAAGGGCATGCGCCTCCTCCTCGGAGAACAGGTGCGCAGCGACGCCGCGCTCGTCGATGCCATCGAGAGCGCGCGGCGCGAGGCCGAGAGCTCGTTCGGCGACGGAACGCTGATCGTCGAGAAGTACGTCGAGCAGCCGCGCCACGTGGAGATCCAGGTGCTCGGCGACGAGCACGGGAACCTGGTGCACCTCTTCGAGCGCGAGTGCTCGATCCAGCGCCGTCATCAGAAGGTCGTCGAAGAAGCGCCCTCGCCCGTGCTCACGCCCGAGGTGCGCGCGCGCATGGGCGCCGACGCGGTGAAGCTGTGCAGCGCGATCGGCTACTCGAACGCCGGCACCGTCGAGTTCGTGCTCGATCCCAAGGGGCACTACTACTTCCTCGAGGTGAACACGCGCCTGCAGGTCGAGCACCCGGTCACCGAGGGCGTGATCGAGGGGCTCGATCTCGTCGAGGAGCAGATCCGCGTCGCGCGCGGCGAGCGCCTGCGGTTCACGCAGGAAGACCTCGCCTCGCGATGGCGGGGCGCGTCGATCGAGGTGCGCCTCTGCGCCGAAGATCCCGCGAGCGGGTTCCTCCCGCAGACCGGGCCCGTGCTCGACTTCCATCTCCCTGCGGAGCTGCTCGCGCAGGACTGGCTGCGCATCGAGTCGTCGGTGGAGAGCGGCGACGAGGTGCCGGTCCACTACGACTCGATGATCGCGAAGATCATCACCAAGGGCCCGACGCGCGCCGACGCGATCCAGCGCTTGCGCCGCGCGCTCTCGGCGCTCTCGGTGCAGGGCCTCGTCACGAACCGCGCGTTCCTGCTGCGCGTGATCGATCATCCCGACTTCCACGCGGGCGACTTCGACACCCACTTCATCGAGACGCGCATGCAGGGCGCGCTCGCGGAGACGATCGAGCCCGCACGCGCGCGCATCGCCGCCCTCGCCGCGACGCTCTTCGCGCAGCACACGCGGGCCGCGTCGCGCGCGATCCTGCCGAGCCTGCCGATCACCGGGTTCCGCCTCAGCCGCCTCCACGGCGAGCGCGTCGCGCACGACATCGAGGGCATCGGCACGGTGCACGTCGAGTACGTCGATCGCGGTGGCGGTGCGCTCGACGTGAAGGTCACGGGCGATGCCGGCGCGCTCGAAGGACGCGTGCGTCGCAGCGTGAGCGGACCGGAGATCGCGCTCGAGCTGCCCGGCGGTCATCGCGTGCGGGCTCGCGTGATCACCGACGGCGAGCGCCACTTCGTGCACGCCGACGGCGTCTCGATCGTCGTGCGCGAGCAGCCGCGCTTCCGCGATCGCGACGCCGAGGCCGCGGCCGACGGATGTGTCGCGCCGATGCCCGGAAAGATCCTCCAGGTGCTGGTCTCCGAGGGCCAGCACGTCGCGGCAGGCGACACCATCGTCGTGATGGAAGCGATGAAGATGGAGCACGCCGTCAAGGCGCCGCATGCAGGCCTGATCAGCGAGCTGCGCGTGCGCGCCGGCGAGCAGGTCGAAGGCGGTGTGCTGATCGCGGTGGTCACCGAGTCCTGA
- a CDS encoding sensor domain-containing diguanylate cyclase, whose product MARLDELERENAALRRALRLLHDLANLVREADEPDATAYAVLTGVTAGVGLGLNRAMLFVPSADDPNVLIGAAAVGPADRVEADRVWRAIEAERPDLETLYEVGLRRADARGALDDAVRARRVDLRAPARSPIAACMREGLEPEDDLAGLFDLPTTIAAPMRVRSELVGVLAADNAFTGVVPDATTRLVLGLVADHAGRALESARRFARVASEARTDALTGLEARRVGLELLHHMLANGRALGLVLIDLDHFKRINDTHGHPVGDAVLAAVGERVRALLSRGMRAFRYGGEELAVIVPGADVLAARAIGEQIRAAIRGLRVRARGVELAITASVGVASSLDHEGGAPALVRAADDALLHAKSRGRDRVEIG is encoded by the coding sequence ATGGCCCGCCTCGACGAGCTCGAGCGCGAGAACGCGGCGCTGCGGCGGGCGCTGCGCCTGCTCCACGATCTCGCGAACCTCGTGCGCGAGGCGGACGAGCCCGACGCGACCGCCTACGCGGTGCTCACCGGTGTCACCGCGGGCGTGGGGCTCGGGCTGAACCGCGCGATGCTCTTCGTGCCGAGCGCCGACGATCCGAACGTGCTGATCGGCGCGGCCGCGGTCGGCCCCGCGGATCGCGTCGAGGCCGATCGCGTGTGGCGCGCGATCGAAGCGGAGCGGCCCGACCTCGAGACGCTCTACGAGGTGGGCCTGCGTCGCGCCGATGCGCGCGGCGCCCTCGACGACGCGGTGCGCGCGCGCCGCGTGGATCTGCGCGCCCCCGCGCGCTCTCCGATCGCGGCGTGCATGCGCGAAGGGCTCGAGCCCGAGGACGATCTCGCCGGGCTCTTCGATCTTCCGACGACCATCGCCGCGCCGATGCGGGTGCGCAGCGAGCTCGTCGGCGTGCTCGCCGCGGACAACGCGTTCACCGGTGTGGTGCCCGATGCGACCACGCGGCTCGTGCTCGGGCTCGTCGCCGATCACGCCGGGCGCGCCCTCGAGTCGGCGCGTCGCTTCGCGCGCGTGGCGAGCGAGGCGCGCACCGATGCGCTCACCGGTCTCGAGGCCCGACGCGTGGGGCTCGAGCTGCTGCACCACATGCTCGCGAACGGGCGCGCGCTCGGGCTGGTGCTGATCGATCTCGATCACTTCAAGCGCATCAACGACACCCACGGACATCCGGTGGGCGACGCGGTGCTCGCCGCGGTGGGCGAGCGCGTGCGTGCGCTCCTCTCGCGCGGCATGCGCGCGTTCCGCTACGGCGGCGAGGAGCTCGCGGTGATCGTGCCCGGCGCCGACGTGCTCGCCGCGCGGGCGATCGGTGAGCAGATCCGCGCCGCGATCCGCGGGCTGCGGGTGCGCGCGCGCGGGGTCGAGCTCGCGATCACGGCGTCGGTCGGCGTCGCGAGCTCGCTCGATCACGAGGGCGGCGCGCCCGCGCTCGTCCGCGCCGCGGACGATGCGCTCCTGCACGCGAAGTCACGCGGCCGCGATCGCGTGGAGATCGGCTGA
- a CDS encoding glycosyltransferase, whose amino-acid sequence MSSSSESMIETLRTTMEREGSRVVRLPRLDVPPAGRRYLLITPCRNEAAHLRTTLDTTLAQTSPPARWVIVDDGSTDETPQILAEYAARYDVIRVVTRADRGRRAVGPGVIEAFYEGLRTERLDDYDYVCKYDADLEMPPRYFERVMERMEAEPHIGNLSGKMMERQSDGSLKTFFMGDENAIGAIKFYRVQCFREIGGFVRELAWDGIDGHLCRMHGWIAASIDDPEMRFVHLRPMGSSQGDILVGRRRWGRGKYFMGSSWYYVLAASVFRMKDPPRLRGGIEILRGYLKSAWERDQRYDNPRYLKHLRRFELFQLVVGKKYGVRLVNRRIRRRPPRLTSAAGAST is encoded by the coding sequence ATGAGCTCGAGCTCTGAATCGATGATCGAGACGCTGCGCACGACGATGGAGCGCGAGGGCTCGCGCGTCGTGCGTCTGCCGAGGCTCGACGTGCCGCCCGCGGGACGTCGATATCTCCTGATCACCCCGTGTCGCAACGAGGCCGCGCACCTGCGCACCACGCTCGACACGACGCTCGCGCAGACGAGCCCGCCGGCGCGATGGGTGATCGTCGACGACGGATCGACCGACGAGACGCCGCAGATCCTCGCGGAGTACGCGGCGAGATACGACGTCATCCGCGTCGTCACCCGCGCCGATCGCGGCAGACGCGCGGTCGGCCCCGGCGTGATCGAGGCGTTCTACGAAGGCCTGCGGACCGAGCGCCTCGATGACTACGACTACGTCTGCAAGTACGACGCAGACCTCGAGATGCCGCCGCGCTACTTCGAGCGCGTGATGGAGCGGATGGAGGCCGAGCCGCACATCGGGAACCTCAGCGGCAAGATGATGGAGCGTCAGTCCGACGGGTCGCTGAAGACGTTCTTCATGGGCGACGAGAACGCGATCGGCGCGATCAAGTTCTATCGCGTGCAGTGCTTCCGCGAGATCGGCGGGTTCGTGCGCGAGCTCGCGTGGGACGGGATCGACGGACACCTCTGTCGAATGCACGGATGGATCGCGGCGAGCATCGACGACCCCGAGATGCGCTTCGTGCACCTGCGCCCGATGGGCTCGAGCCAGGGCGACATCCTCGTCGGCCGTCGTCGCTGGGGACGCGGCAAGTACTTCATGGGATCCTCCTGGTACTACGTGCTCGCGGCGAGCGTGTTCCGCATGAAGGATCCGCCGCGATTGCGTGGTGGCATCGAGATCCTGCGCGGATATCTGAAGAGCGCGTGGGAGCGCGATCAGCGCTACGACAACCCGCGTTATCTGAAGCACCTGCGCCGATTCGAGCTCTTCCAGCTCGTGGTCGGAAAGAAGTACGGAGTCCGACTCGTCAATCGGCGCATCCGCCGTCGCCCGCCGCGTTTGACGTCCGCGGCGGGGGCGTCGACCTGA
- the asnB gene encoding asparagine synthase (glutamine-hydrolyzing), translated as MCGIAGAVGVVDERVRDALVRMHGAQVHRGPDADGEWARVERGRGVAFAHRRLSILDVSPLGKQPMEHADGHVICFNGEIYNYRELRAELEQKGARFRSTSDTEIVLEAYARWGEHAIERLRGMFAIAIYDARRNEVLLARDRVGIKPLYWSSVERAPAGRTLIFASELRAMLASGLVPRRLDPSGLSSFLWNGVVASPRTIVKDVSLLPEGTLAWVTTDGALCSERRYWSLPASRPREEGAAVRAVSHALREAISQHLVSDVPLGVFLSGGIDSSAIAALAREVSSTPVRTFNVGFDEAEYDESTHARAVATVLGTEHVDVRLTQKDFEEGLEDALRAIDQPTFDGINTWLVSRAVRRAGITVALAGTGGDELFGGYASFRDIPLAREAASVGAVFPDRARSMIAQLVTRVATGEPGEVRPQTRWGKLEDLLATRGEMLEAYQVSYALYTRSFLAELTRHREDENECGLPPERAAYLREIVEGQPDLHAISMLELSGFLGERLLRDTDAASMAVSLEVRVPLLDHVLIERLAEVPIARRFLPAQRKQLLRDLALSRLPPSLFERPKRGFELPLAAWTRQRLAGEIEHTLTDVVLCHRAGLDGEAVARAWRAYRDGAPGIYWSRIWALYVLLRWCRTHELEL; from the coding sequence ATGTGCGGCATCGCAGGAGCGGTGGGCGTCGTCGACGAACGGGTGCGAGACGCGCTCGTGCGCATGCACGGCGCGCAAGTGCATCGCGGCCCGGACGCCGATGGAGAATGGGCGCGCGTGGAGCGCGGTCGCGGCGTCGCGTTCGCGCATCGTCGCCTCTCGATCCTCGACGTCTCGCCGCTCGGCAAGCAACCGATGGAGCACGCGGACGGACACGTCATCTGCTTCAACGGCGAGATCTACAACTACCGCGAGCTGCGCGCGGAGCTCGAGCAGAAGGGCGCGCGCTTCCGATCGACGAGCGACACCGAGATCGTGCTCGAGGCGTACGCGCGCTGGGGTGAGCACGCGATCGAGCGCCTCCGCGGGATGTTCGCGATCGCGATCTACGACGCGCGCCGCAACGAGGTGCTCCTCGCGCGCGATCGTGTGGGCATCAAGCCGCTCTACTGGTCGAGCGTCGAGCGAGCGCCCGCGGGCAGGACGCTGATCTTCGCGAGCGAGCTGCGCGCGATGCTCGCGAGCGGGCTCGTGCCGCGGAGGCTCGATCCGAGCGGGCTCTCGTCGTTCCTGTGGAACGGTGTCGTCGCGTCGCCGCGCACGATCGTGAAGGACGTCTCGCTGCTGCCCGAGGGCACGCTCGCGTGGGTGACCACCGACGGCGCGCTCTGCTCGGAGCGGCGCTACTGGTCGCTGCCGGCCTCGCGCCCGCGCGAGGAAGGCGCCGCGGTGCGCGCGGTCTCGCACGCGCTGCGCGAAGCGATCTCGCAGCACCTCGTCAGCGACGTGCCGCTCGGCGTGTTCCTCTCGGGCGGCATCGACTCGAGCGCGATCGCCGCGCTCGCGCGCGAGGTCAGCTCGACGCCGGTGCGCACGTTCAACGTCGGGTTCGACGAGGCGGAGTACGACGAGTCGACGCACGCACGCGCGGTCGCGACGGTGCTCGGCACCGAGCACGTCGACGTGCGCCTCACGCAGAAGGACTTCGAGGAGGGCCTCGAGGACGCGCTGCGCGCGATCGATCAGCCGACGTTCGACGGCATCAACACTTGGCTGGTGAGCCGCGCGGTGCGCCGCGCCGGGATCACGGTCGCGCTCGCGGGGACCGGCGGCGACGAGCTCTTCGGCGGGTACGCGAGCTTCCGCGACATCCCGCTGGCACGCGAGGCCGCGTCGGTCGGCGCGGTGTTCCCCGATCGCGCGCGCTCGATGATCGCGCAGCTCGTGACCCGCGTCGCGACCGGCGAGCCCGGTGAGGTCCGCCCTCAGACGCGCTGGGGCAAGCTCGAGGATCTCCTCGCCACGCGCGGCGAGATGCTCGAGGCCTACCAGGTCTCGTACGCGCTCTACACGCGCTCGTTCCTCGCGGAGCTCACGCGCCATCGCGAGGACGAGAACGAGTGCGGCCTGCCGCCCGAGCGCGCCGCGTACCTGCGCGAGATCGTCGAGGGCCAGCCCGACCTCCACGCGATCTCGATGCTCGAGCTCTCCGGCTTCCTCGGCGAGCGACTGCTCCGCGACACCGACGCGGCGAGCATGGCGGTCTCGCTCGAGGTGCGCGTACCGCTCCTCGATCACGTGCTGATCGAGCGCCTCGCCGAGGTGCCGATCGCGCGCCGCTTCCTGCCGGCGCAGCGCAAACAGCTCCTGCGCGATCTCGCGCTCTCGAGACTGCCTCCTTCGCTCTTCGAGCGACCGAAGCGCGGCTTCGAGCTGCCGCTCGCCGCGTGGACGCGACAGCGACTCGCGGGCGAGATCGAGCACACGCTCACCGACGTCGTGCTCTGCCATCGAGCAGGGCTCGACGGTGAAGCCGTCGCGCGCGCATGGCGCGCGTATCGCGACGGCGCGCCCGGGATCTACTGGTCGCGGATCTGGGCTCTCTACGTCCTCTTGCGATGGTGTCGAACGCATGAGCTCGAGCTCTGA